tataaggctggcaatagagcaattttaaacacacttagtttttttttttttaaaaggttttaattttttaaaagctgtcagataaacgaaaagtgatataaattacatatctttgtaatcgtaccgacttgtggaacatacataacatgtcagttttactatcaaATGAATGGCGTACacacaaaatgaaaacaaattcttttttttttttttccaatttcactgcacatataatttttttttctgatttcacagcatactttatggaaaaattaagtctgccattgtaaagtacaattagtggtgcaaaaaaataagggctcatgtgggtctgtaggtgaaaaaatgcaagtgctatggccttttaaacacgaggaggaaaaaatgaaaacgcaaaaattaaattagcccggtccagaaggggcTAAACCAAGAACATACCAGTTCAAATTCTAACCGGGTCCCTTATCTATCTCGATTGGGAACATCCAATAAACGGCCGCTGCAGCTGACTTTATTTGGCCGACAATCATATTACTAACTCACCTTTTCTGTTATCAGCATTTCAGAATGAAGCATCTGTTGGTTCTTGCCCTGGTCTTGGTGACAGTTTATAGTTTTCCGGTGAGTGGATTCCATCAGATAACACAACAGGTTGGGGTTCAATTAGGTTGGTCTGAGACTGTGGCATATTTATAACTAGAGATGGGGAGGAGCAGaaaggagcggcagtcagttaaatgacagccggctgatgagcgagTTTCAGAGATGATAAAGCGCTTTGTttggttattactgtaaattcacttgtCTCTACTTTTAactaaaaaacaataaataaaaaaactatataCATTTGGCATTGCTGCAATAGTACCAAACCAATACCCTCCCTTATAAATTACATGTTTTCCTAAAATGGTGTCCTATTAAAAGGACAACTTCCTGCAAACAAAAAATGTAAgacttttccataaaaaaaaatacacaaacccTGTGAGCGGCTGATGTAGACCAGTCCCTGGCATACTGTATCTGCAGCATTGGTGTTTCTTTGTAATGGTGAGAGGGATAATCACGgtgagtttattagcaacttgaccacagaataaccctcccagcatacaaagaagctaaaagttgcagataaagccagtcagggacttgtttacatcagctgtctcagaagggaggggggaggaggggagacagagagaaagggggGAAGAAGACTAAATAGATTATAACaaatatagaaggaattgttagtctcaccatgggcagcaacatatcaaaaggtgTTAATAATCAAAATAGTGCAGTTAACACTTGTGAACCAGAGGTCACGGCCCCGTTTTCTTGGCATCTTTTATTCATGTCAGCCTGCCATAGATGTTAATTAGATATGAGCAACTTTTAAAATATTCTGCCTTCTCTATTGTTTGTTGGATCAGACCATTTAGAGTTTGTCTGAAAACTATAGAGAAACATGCATCTTCATATGGGCAGACACAAAATGTATGCAcagtgagctgctgctttctgctgaagacacataaaactgtgagtgagcttttctctctgtctccccctcctcccttctgagacagctgatgtaaacaagtccctctctgcaactttgtaatgctgggagagataattacagtgagttcatcagaaacttgaccttagatgaaccctcccagcattacaaagaagctacaatgttgtagatacagcctgccagggacttgtttacatcagccgtctctgaatggagggggagacagaaagaaaagctcatacagattattgtgtcttcagcagaaagcggcagctcaaaactgggggaaggagacttaatagataataagaagcatggaaagaattgttagtctcaccatgggcagcaacatatgaaaagttatgcttgagcggaatacccctttaataaatacccCCTTTCTCCCTAATAACCATTAAATTAGTCACATATTATTGCCACACAATAAAAGTTTGCAGCAACTTTGTATTATCTATTTCCTTTTCTTCTACCTTAGGGGAGGAAATTTCTAAACCATGGACCCCATTCACATCGTGGACCTATACGAAGACCTGCCCCACCAATATTTCCACGTCCCCCAATATTTCCCCAATTCCCAGATCACGGCAACAGATATCCTCCCTGGAAGGTACATGGTTTCTACTGAACTGCTTGTTGAACCTGAATAACATTGAAAGTGGTTATAGATACATACAGGAATGAACTGATGGGAATTTAGAATACTATACTAGATGAAAGTTTGAAGGGGTTTATccgtgaaaatatttttctttcaaatcaactggtgtcagaaagttatatactgcagatttgtaatttgcctctatttaaaaatctcaattcttccagtacttatcagctgttgtatgccctgcaggaagtggtgtattctttccagtcttgccacctctgtccttgacaggaactgtccagagcagaagagattttccattgggatttgctactgatctggacagttcctgacatagaggtggcaacatagagcactgtgtcagactgaaaagaataaaccacttcctacaggacatacagcagctaataagtactggaagactttaaaaaaaaaaaaattatatatatatatatatatatatatatatatattataaatctatataactttttgacaccagttgatatgaaagaagatAGAACTtcttaaatataaaatatttatagcACAAAATGGAATTCTGCTTTAACAAGATTGTTTGTGTTGCATCTTCCAGCGTCATCCTGGAAATACCAATTGGTTTTGGAAACTCTGTGTAAGTATTCTATTATAATTTTATATGTACAATGTGTTTAGCAGATCCCCGAGAGCAAGTTTAGATTGCCGATACAGAATTCTAAAAAATATCTGTATATTACACATTTACTTCAACCAAACTTCTCGGTTTACTTTTAGAAGACAACCACCCAGACACCGAGTGTACCTGTGACAACAGTCCagactactacaactacacctGTGACAACAGTCCaggctacaactactactacacctgTGACAACAGTCCAGACTACAACAACTACTACTCCAGCGACAACAGTCCAggagactactactactactacacctgtGACAACTGCAGTGGATGCCCAGCAAACGACATCTGTAGAGGACCTTTCCACAGCAGACAGTAATGTCGGCACAAGAGGGGACGTATAAGTTGTTCTATGAGTTCTAGGTTGTGTGACCTAGAACTATACAGCAGAACTATATTAACATTTCGGCCTGTGAGAATAACTGTGCAAAAGAACATGAAGGTTATTAAAGAAAATGCATGAATTACATTGTATGTCTGTGTTGTCATTGGAGTTgtcacccatctcctgtgggtgttttaaataCGGATTAGTTGGTTCCTACATGCCCAGTTTTGTAAGCTTCGTATTAGTCCAAGAGAGGCCATTAGAGCAGGGCCATctatctgaggtcaccttaaaggggtactccggcactgataaaaaaCAATCAATGAATCAtaaacataggggggggggggatttatcaaacatggtttaaagtgaaactggctcagttgctcctagcaaccaatcagattccagctttcattttccaaagagtctgtgaggaatgaaaggtggaatctgattggttgctaggggcaactgagccagtttcactttacacaccatgtttgataaatctcccccatagtttttacacttgccatccctccggagtctgtctccatttgaatttcccgccgtttgcaggtccctgaacctccagtttgtgtcttaattttttctttacttcctggtttgggctttcccatggtgcactttgtctcctgtgatgtctgactctgtagaactgttagatggctaacatcttgctcagccaatcagagctgagcaacctgagtcatctgacaaagggaggctggcctaagaGGAGTTTAGACCCACCTCTCTCTTGATtatgtaattgtcacaaaatggcttcctggggtcaacagtcattagataagaaAGAGTTtaattcacttcctggtgggggattgaggggggaaaagacagggaagggaggcagataggtgattgaagcatattgcccagttatataactttgtaatgtgttttaattactgggaaaaagctttttgctggattacccctttaacatggtaaGATGGTACCCTCTACTTGATCAAATGGATTCCTAAGAAcatctttttattaaaaattttagaacaggtttttattgtgtgtacgatggggggggggggggggggttgtatatactgtaagtctTGGCACTCGCAGGTTGCTGTATAATCTTTCATTTTTTAGTGTTGCCATGTAGCCGCCCCTGTTATAATGATGTCTCATGCCACAACTCTCTACTTGTAGGTTTCCAGCTACCCATCTCCACGATGCCCAGCAGTGAGCTGGAGTTCTCCGTAGCATCCATGCGGCTACACACATCATAGTCAGTAGCCTCTTCTGTGCGTTTACcagtgttttaaaggggaactctagaaaaaagtttttaaataaactggtgtcagatagttatgCAGAGTTGGAAATGTATGTACATGTAAATagcttaagtcttccagtacttatcagctgctttatgccctacaggaagtggggtAGCTAAAAATTGAgcatgcccgatccttctctcATATGATTCttattgacatgacaattctttgggcggacgcaGAATCTGGCTGCACACAGAATAAGACTATGAGactggcggaacttcaagcagaatcGCAGGGgggcgagcgacggaatccgctgggAGTTATCCGCAGAAATTCCGTAGGGCGCACATacccttaaatgagggcagcataaactagacagaaatgctgaacagatgttacccgtattttccggcatataagacgacccccaacttttccagttcaAGACTACCCCTTTTCCAACACAcatcaaataaaaattaataaaaaacatcagacagcagtgagatctgagaggcagagagaaGGTACAGCAAtatcggtaggatacaagggcggccagacaggtgaaagaggtgtttttctaggcacagcgccactctaccgtaactcttttttccatacccggacgcctgcagctggttctgcccttcatacggtcacAGCATACGGCGAGGATGTGGACATTTTTGAGTTCCCCCCCTCCGTATGCGTTGACCccagattctccagtctggttccgaagtttttcagcttctggtgtataagacaaccTCTGACTCTTAacaagattttcctgggttaaaatgggtcttatatgcaggaaaatactgtacttacattattctgttccattgttctcctaatatgtaggagaatagaattggtgccacacccctccccccaccctccagctgctgatcgacagttgactgcctatacacagcatggatagataactgccaatcagcaacaggtgggcggagttttcggCTTCTCAAGAAAATTGGGGACGACTgagcatataatggagaggactatttattgtccatgttattcaggacgatatctctgaatcagctgcacagaacaatgtaagtgatacatcattctgttcagcttctttgtcactagtttatggtaCTCTGAgagaggacagcataaacctgctgacagtgtcTCTAACTTTTATTTAGACCAAATTCACACTGACAAATTGATTCAGTAGTTTTCCTATTCTTTACTTTTagccatagtaaaaaaaaaagccaaaatacAACTGTAATTTTATGGTAAAAAAATCAATgctctccattgaagtcaatgggaaattggctggCAGTGCGTAATTGATTACAACCTTAAAATAATGAATATGATTTTTTAAGactttgttttgcaaaaaaaaaaaaaaaaaaaagcatttttttccccacttgttTACACattattttcacaaaaaacaggagttactcaccgggtaatgatgtttcctcgagtacatgacagcaccacggagagagagggaccccgccccctgggacaggaaacctgaagtaTAAAAGGATTAGGCCCTCCTCTCAACCTCAGTGAGTATTCCAGAGACCGGAGAGAGCCATGATTAGTATCAGGATTGTTTAATCTTTAAGAAGCACCATCACCAATAAcaatactatattttttttttttttttttttgcacacccaAGTGAAACACAGTGAAGAAACCAAAAAGGGTGGGTAgtaatggtgctgtcatgtactcgaggaaacatcattacccggtgagtaactcctgttttccccctcgacatgacagcaccacggagAGAATACCAGAGATGAAAGATAGACTAGGGAGGGACTATAGCCAGTAAGACCTTACGCCCAAAGGCCACACCAGAGGAATCAGAAAGATCCAACCTATAGTgtcggaaaaaagtgtgcggtgaGGACCAAACTGCCGCCCTGCAGATCTGAGAGATGGAAGCATCACTTCTTTCCGCCCAAGAGGTAGCAATAGCTCGGGTGGAATGGGCTCTGAGCCTAAGGGGAGGAGAAAGACCAGCAGAAGAGTAAGAAGAACAAATAGCCTGCCTTATCCATCTGGCTATAGAACTACTACTAGCCTTACACCCCTTATTGGGCCCTGAAAATTGCACAAATAAAGACCTAGATTTCCTAAACTGTTTTGTTACTTCTAAGTATTGCAGTACAGAACGTCTCACATCTAGACAATGGAACTCCCTCTCCTTCTCATTGGCTGGTTTGTCACAAAAAGAGGGTAACACTATCTCTTGAGAGCAATGAAATTCTGACACCACTTTAGGCAAGAAAGCAGGATCTGGTTTGAAAATAATTCTATCAGACAAAATCTTAGTGTACGGTTCACTGCATGAAAGGCTCGCCAGCTCCCCCACCCGTCTGGCCGATGTTATCGCTACCAGGAAGGCGGTTTTAAGTGTAAGATTTTTTAAGGATATATTAGACAAAGGCTCAAAAGGGGCATCTGTAAGACTCTTTAAGACTAGGC
Above is a window of Dendropsophus ebraccatus isolate aDenEbr1 chromosome 7, aDenEbr1.pat, whole genome shotgun sequence DNA encoding:
- the OPRPN gene encoding opiorphin prepropeptide — its product is MKHLLVLALVLVTVYSFPGRKFLNHGPHSHRGPIRRPAPPIFPRPPIFPQFPDHGNRYPPWKRHPGNTNWFWKLCKTTTQTPSVPVTTVQTTTTTPVTTVQATTTTTPVTTVQTTTTTTPATTVQETTTTTTPVTTAVDAQQTTSVEDLSTADSNVGTRGDV